TAATTCTTTATCAGATGACTTAGAAAACAATTCGTAATCTCCACTAGAAGCTACTGTTTGTCCTGTCAAAATTCTTAGGAGGGTTGTTTTACCTGCTCCATTGTTTCCAACCAAACCATAAATATCACCTTGCCCTACAGTTATATTTATATTTGATAAGGCAACATCTTCTCCATATGCCTTAGATAATTTATGAGTCCTTATAACTTCCTTCATTTTTATCTCCTTCTTTTGCTATTCATTATGTTTAATTACTCAACTCTCTCAATCAATATTCTTGAGGTATTTGAGTTAATTGCTCATTAACAAGTACACTACTAATGATACATAAATATCTTTAATAAATATTCAAGAAAGTTTAAAGAAAGTTTAAAGATTATACTTTTAATTGCTTAGTTTAAATCCTATTCCCCATACTGTTTTTATATATTCTTCTCCTTCTCCTACTATTTTCTTTATTTTCTTCCTTATATTACTAACATGAACATTAACAGAATTATCTTCTCCATAATAACCATTCTTCCAAACTTGTTCATACAGAGATTCTCTTGAGTATACCTTATTGGGATTCTTAAGCAGAATACACAAGATATCGAATTCATGTCTAGTCAAACATATATCTACTCCATCAACCTCTACATGTCTTGACTCTTCGTCTAGTATCAATTTTTTGAACCTATACTCACTTTTATCATTTGTCTGTGAAGAGAATCTTCTATATCTCCTTAGCATTGAGTTGACTCTAGCTAGAATTTCTTCTGTTTCAAAAGGTTTGGTCATATAATCATCTGCCCCTATATTCAGAACATTAACCTTATCTTCTAGAGAGGTTTTTGCTGAGATAACAAGTATTGGGGTTTCTTTCTCTCTTCTGAATTCCTTAATCAATTCCTCTCCCGTTATGCCAGGTATCATAAGATCAAGTAACACTATATTAAATTCAGATATAGATAATTGTAGTGACGCTTCACTTCCAGAAAAAGCTTGGGTCACTTGATAACTTTTCTTTTCTAATATTTTTGTAATCAAGTTGTTAACATCAACATCATCTTCTACTACTAAAATATGTTCTTGGTACATAGCTACTCCTAATCTATAATTAATTTTTAAATACTCTATTCCTATCAAAACAAAGTCGTATATAATTTTATACCTATATCATATTTATTTCAATATTATTCAATAAATCTACTATACAAACTATACTAGTTAGTCCAAGATACGAATAATATGAACGTTATTAGTTATATTCATTGCATTCAAAAGTACCTATACTCTTCTTCAAAAGCATAGGCACTTTTTATAATCCATTTTATCTGATATTATTGATTTTTGATTTTTGATTAAATTCTGCTGCTAATGTATCATTAATTTTCTCTACCAACCCTACAAGTTCCATTGGTTTGTGAATGATATAGTCCGGCATCTCACTCTCATCACTTGGTCGTTTGGGGTATCTGGGAGTCCAATCTAAATGTACACTAATCATATTCATCTCATTAGCTCCTTTAATATCCCTAGATAAATTGTTCCCCACCATAACTACCCGATAACAATCATACTTTGTTAACCCTGCAACTTCTAAGGCTGATTCAAACATTTTTGGATCAGGTTTACAAACTCCAATATCTTCAGAATAGATACACCCATCATAATAATCATATACCTCATGTAAAGTATGAACATTTATAAAAGATTGACGATAGCCATCTGCTACCATTATTATAGTATATCCTTTTTCTTTAAGAGTAATTAGCATTTCTTTGGCTCCTGGTATCAAATCAGCTTTTAAAACCAATTTACTGTCTTCATCATATACTTCAGTACTCTCATCTACAATAGTATCTCCACTATCAATAAAAATAACTATCTTCTTTTCCATCACATTGCTCCATTTCTCTATAGTTAATCTCTAATTATGAGGCATTAATATAGATCCTTAATAAAAATCGGATTACTATAACCTATATTTCCCTTATAATCAACACATTCAACTCTAATATATACCATCTCTTTCTTTATTCTTAAATTAGCTTTAGTTAATGGAGATGCATCTTTATTAAAGAATATACCCCCTCGTTCTGGATAAGCTTTAAATTCTATGAACTTACATTCTGAACATTCGACTTTTACAAACCCATCCTCTACACTTAAACTGTAGATTTCAGGTCCAGTACTTGAATAGTAATCCCCCTTTTTTAGAGCTGTCACTATATTTGCATGAGATAAACTATCTACCTGTACCATAACCCAACCACCAAAGTGATCTTTTATTACAGTATCAGTCCATTGGAAATGTGCATCATCAGATGCTATCCCAAAAACTTTTCTACCTTTTCTTAATAAGTAATCCCAAAAACTAGCACCATAAGATCCACTAGTATTGAATTCACTACCATGATTATAAATTTCTAACGCGAAGTACCCATCTAATTGCTCTAACATGTCATATGTATGCATTGACCATTCAGGGTGATTATATATTACAATATTACCTTTTTCTCTCATTTCATTTATTTTATTTTGAACAGTTAATAATCCTTCCCACTTTTCCCGTTCAGTAAAATTATCAAGATGAGAATATCTTTCTTTTACCTTTACAGTAGGATCGTCAATTGCGCTTAAGTGAAACCCTAGATTTCTTGATGGATTTGGTGCCATCTTGCCTTTCTCCATTGCTGGTAATACTATAAAATCTTCACTATTTAATTCATCGTATTTTCCATAGATATCATGATCGGTTAGTGCTAAAAAATCATATCCTGCATCTTTATATAATTTTGCTGTCTCTTGCGGAGAAAAAGCACCATCCGATACAGTAGTATGTGTATGTAGGTTTCCTTTAAAAAATGGTTTTTCTTTATCCAAGTATACTTTATCTTTCAATTTTACAAATATCCTTTCATAATTAAATAAAATATCAGTATTAAGTTTCTCCACTAGTTCTATTAGTTATATGGTCTCATTAATACATAATTGGCTTTCTAACTTTCGTAATTCTATTATTTATTTATAATACCTTTCAAATCAATTTCATTAGCCCTATGACATGCTACAAAGTGATTCGGTTCTTTTTCTATCAACTCTACATTTTTTGTTTTACATTCATCCACACAATATTTACAACGTGTATGGAAAAAACACCCTTTTGGAGGATCTGCAGGATTAGGAATCTCTCCTTCTAATGGGATTCTATCAGATATTTTAGTAGGATCAGCTACTGGAACTGCCGACAATAAGGCTTCTGTATATGGATGAAGAGGTTTTTTGAACAATTCATCTGTTTTACAATATTCTACTATTTTACCTAAATACATTACAGCTATCTTATCTGATATATACTCTACTACTGATAAATCATGACTAATAAAAATATAGGTTAGATCAAGTTCATTTTGAAGCTCTTTCAAAAGGTTAATTACCTGTGCTTGTACAGAAACATCCAATGCAGAAACTGATTCATCACAAACAATTAACTGTGGAAATAGCACCAAAGCTCTAGCTATTCCAATTCTTTGACGTTGTCCACCAGAAAAAGCATGAGGATACCTCATCAAATATGAAGGATTCAATCCAACTTTCGTTGCAATATCTTTAACCTTTGTTTCAATTTCTTTTTTAGATAATTTGAAATTAGCCTTTAGAGGTTCAGAAATGATATCATATACAGTCATTCTAGGATCTAATGATGAATAGGGATCTTGAAAAATCATCTGTATTTCTTTTCGTAATTGCTTAAGTAATTTTTTATCAATATTTGCTAAATCATATTCCCTACCATCTTTTGATTTATATATTATTTCTCCCTTAGTCGGCTTATGTGCGTTAACGATACAACGACCAAGTGTTGATTTTCCACAACCTGATTCGCCAACAACTCCAATAGTTTCTCCTTTATCAACTTCAAAGCTCACACCATTAACTGCTTTTATATCTGCTTTTTTAGAGGAGAAAACTTTATCTAAATCTTTTATTTTTAATATTACTTCTGACATATTACTCCTCCTTATTTATTAATGTCATTTATTTTATTATTATCAATGTTATAACAAGCTACATAATGATCTTCACTAACTTGAGTTAAGCAAGGTTCTTTAGCTAAACATTTCTTATCATCACGAGAAGTACATCTATCATAAAAAGAACACCTGTCTGGTAAATTCATAGCTAAAGGTACTGTACCTTCAATAGAAAATAATTTTTCTTTTGAAGCTCCAATATTATGTACAGAACCAATTAAGCCTCTTGTATATGGATGCATAGGATTCTTAAAGATTTCGTATACAGATGCATATTCAACAATTCTTCCTAAATACATGACTGCAACTTTATCACACATTTTTGCCACAGTACCCAAATCATGTGTAATATATAAAATTGACATCTTAAATTCCTTCTGCAATTCCTTCATAAGCTCTAAAATCTGAGCTTGTATAGTAACATCTAGTGCAGTAGTAGGTTCATCTGCAATTAGCAACTTAGGATTACAGACTAGCGACATAGCTATAAGTGCTCGTTGTAACATCCCTCCTGAAAATTCATGAGGGTACTGATTAAATCTTTTTGAAGCATCAGCAATTCCAACTCTAGTCATCATTTTAATTGATATCTTTTCTGCTTCTTTTTTATTTTTAGTTATATGTAAACGAACTGCTTCTGATATTTGATTACCAACAGTATACAATGGAGAAAAAGATGTCATAGGCTCTTGAAAAATCATTGATATTTTCTTTCCTCTAATTTTTCTAAGCTCTTTACTTTTTCTCTTATACTCTAGAAGATTGATACACCTATTATCCATTTTAAACATAACACTACCGCTTCTAATGCAGTTTTTATTATTAATTCCTAAAATAGCTTTAGATGTAAGACTTTTACCACACCCAGACTCACCAACAAGTCCTAGAGTTTCTTGTTCTTTTATATTAAAACTTACTCCTCTCACTGGGGTTAAGATTCCCTCATCTAATTTTATCTTTACCTCTAAATCCTTTACTTCAAGAATATTGGTATTTTCTATATTAGACATACTATCTATTCTATTATTCATAATATTTCACCTCACTTACTTATATGGGTCAGCTGAATCACGTAATCCATCGCCTAAGAAATTATAAGCAAGAACCGTTATGATAACGTATATAACAGGGATAAGTTTCCATGGATGATTAGCAATATTAGGGATGCTTTGACATTCTTGAAGTAATACTCCCCAGCTAGTGGCTGGGGAACGCATTCCCAAGCCAAGAAAACTCATAGATGTTTCACCTAATATCATTGCAGGAATACCAAGTGTAAGGCTAACTATTAAATAACTCATGAATCCTGGCACAAGGTGTTTAACCACAATTTTAAAATCACTTACTCCACATAATCTTGCAGCAGTAACATAATCTTCATTCTTTAATGATAAAAATTTACTTCTAACTACTCTTGCTAATTTCGGCCAACTTAATAATGACATGATTATCGTTATGTATAGATATACTTTTATTATACCAATACCTGCAGGAATTGCAGCTGATAATGCCATCCATAATGGTAACGTAGGAAATGATGTCAATACCTCAATAATTCTCTGTATGATAGTATCTATAATCCCACCGTAATATCCAGAAATACTACCCATTAATAATGCCAGTACAAATGAAATAGCTGTACCAACAAGAGGTATCGTTAAGGATACTTGACTACCAATTAATATTCTTGAAAATAAATCTCTTCCTAATTGATCAGCTCCAAAAAGCATTATTTGAATG
The sequence above is a segment of the Vallitalea longa genome. Coding sequences within it:
- a CDS encoding response regulator transcription factor — its product is MYQEHILVVEDDVDVNNLITKILEKKSYQVTQAFSGSEASLQLSISEFNIVLLDLMIPGITGEELIKEFRREKETPILVISAKTSLEDKVNVLNIGADDYMTKPFETEEILARVNSMLRRYRRFSSQTNDKSEYRFKKLILDEESRHVEVDGVDICLTRHEFDILCILLKNPNKVYSRESLYEQVWKNGYYGEDNSVNVHVSNIRKKIKKIVGEGEEYIKTVWGIGFKLSN
- a CDS encoding HAD family hydrolase, coding for MEKKIVIFIDSGDTIVDESTEVYDEDSKLVLKADLIPGAKEMLITLKEKGYTIIMVADGYRQSFINVHTLHEVYDYYDGCIYSEDIGVCKPDPKMFESALEVAGLTKYDCYRVVMVGNNLSRDIKGANEMNMISVHLDWTPRYPKRPSDESEMPDYIIHKPMELVGLVEKINDTLAAEFNQKSKINNIR
- a CDS encoding PHP domain-containing protein; this translates as MKDKVYLDKEKPFFKGNLHTHTTVSDGAFSPQETAKLYKDAGYDFLALTDHDIYGKYDELNSEDFIVLPAMEKGKMAPNPSRNLGFHLSAIDDPTVKVKERYSHLDNFTEREKWEGLLTVQNKINEMREKGNIVIYNHPEWSMHTYDMLEQLDGYFALEIYNHGSEFNTSGSYGASFWDYLLRKGRKVFGIASDDAHFQWTDTVIKDHFGGWVMVQVDSLSHANIVTALKKGDYYSSTGPEIYSLSVEDGFVKVECSECKFIEFKAYPERGGIFFNKDASPLTKANLRIKKEMVYIRVECVDYKGNIGYSNPIFIKDLY
- a CDS encoding ABC transporter ATP-binding protein — its product is MSEVILKIKDLDKVFSSKKADIKAVNGVSFEVDKGETIGVVGESGCGKSTLGRCIVNAHKPTKGEIIYKSKDGREYDLANIDKKLLKQLRKEIQMIFQDPYSSLDPRMTVYDIISEPLKANFKLSKKEIETKVKDIATKVGLNPSYLMRYPHAFSGGQRQRIGIARALVLFPQLIVCDESVSALDVSVQAQVINLLKELQNELDLTYIFISHDLSVVEYISDKIAVMYLGKIVEYCKTDELFKKPLHPYTEALLSAVPVADPTKISDRIPLEGEIPNPADPPKGCFFHTRCKYCVDECKTKNVELIEKEPNHFVACHRANEIDLKGIINK
- a CDS encoding ABC transporter ATP-binding protein; translation: MNNRIDSMSNIENTNILEVKDLEVKIKLDEGILTPVRGVSFNIKEQETLGLVGESGCGKSLTSKAILGINNKNCIRSGSVMFKMDNRCINLLEYKRKSKELRKIRGKKISMIFQEPMTSFSPLYTVGNQISEAVRLHITKNKKEAEKISIKMMTRVGIADASKRFNQYPHEFSGGMLQRALIAMSLVCNPKLLIADEPTTALDVTIQAQILELMKELQKEFKMSILYITHDLGTVAKMCDKVAVMYLGRIVEYASVYEIFKNPMHPYTRGLIGSVHNIGASKEKLFSIEGTVPLAMNLPDRCSFYDRCTSRDDKKCLAKEPCLTQVSEDHYVACYNIDNNKINDINK
- a CDS encoding ABC transporter permease yields the protein MEKQKINVSFLQNLFDKERRQKKKKEKQIRKQEKYYLASQWQLMYRKLIKHRLAVISFWILGILYFGVIFAGFLAPKGLEDFSASYSNAPPSKIHFKHDGKWVGPFVYPNEIAYDEYEMKYFKENKSQPYKIDFFVKGTPYKILGLFKSDIHLYGVDNSNLPEGEEPIQIMLFGADQLGRDLFSRILIGSQVSLTIPLVGTAISFVLALLMGSISGYYGGIIDTIIQRIIEVLTSFPTLPLWMALSAAIPAGIGIIKVYLYITIIMSLLSWPKLARVVRSKFLSLKNEDYVTAARLCGVSDFKIVVKHLVPGFMSYLIVSLTLGIPAMILGETSMSFLGLGMRSPATSWGVLLQECQSIPNIANHPWKLIPVIYVIITVLAYNFLGDGLRDSADPYK